A window of Terriglobus sp. RCC_193 contains these coding sequences:
- a CDS encoding glutamate decarboxylase, with product MDHDMYPRLFAMETRMVKWLHQLWNGPKGVDIYGTATVGSSEACMLAGLAHKWNWREARRKAGKDTSRPNMVTGGNVQIVWKKFLKYFDVEPRIVPLKPGNYRLTAEDLDKYVDENTIAVVAIAGQTFTGEDDDFEGIHKWLDDYEKRTGHNIPMHIDGASGGFVNPFLYPDYKWDFRWPRVQSINASGHKYGLVPPGLGWVVFRERKVFHEDLVFYVNYLGGEMPTATLNFSRNGFQIAVQYYMMLRLGFEGYKRLMQHTLDNAIALRETLVQSGYFEIMNTTQRIPVVAVTLNKKVTRFNEFDVSNKVREKGWVLSAYTMPPNAEAVRSLRVVLRPHINHNVAQELARDIISACTYLEEHGGNAAPPELHAHPDRSSRAKC from the coding sequence ATTGACCACGACATGTATCCACGTCTCTTCGCCATGGAGACACGCATGGTCAAGTGGCTCCATCAACTTTGGAACGGCCCTAAGGGTGTCGACATCTATGGCACCGCCACCGTTGGCTCCTCCGAGGCCTGCATGCTCGCAGGACTTGCGCATAAGTGGAACTGGCGCGAGGCGCGTCGCAAAGCCGGTAAAGATACTTCGCGGCCGAACATGGTCACGGGTGGCAACGTTCAGATTGTCTGGAAAAAATTCCTCAAGTATTTCGATGTGGAGCCGCGCATTGTTCCTCTGAAGCCGGGAAATTATCGCCTGACCGCCGAAGACCTCGATAAGTATGTCGACGAGAACACAATCGCGGTCGTAGCGATCGCGGGACAGACCTTCACGGGAGAAGACGACGACTTCGAAGGAATCCATAAGTGGCTCGACGACTACGAGAAGCGCACCGGCCACAATATTCCCATGCATATTGACGGCGCATCCGGTGGCTTCGTCAATCCATTTCTCTACCCGGATTACAAGTGGGATTTCCGCTGGCCGCGCGTGCAATCCATCAATGCCTCGGGCCATAAATACGGTCTCGTCCCGCCGGGCCTTGGCTGGGTTGTCTTCCGCGAGCGCAAGGTCTTTCATGAGGACCTGGTCTTCTATGTCAATTACCTGGGCGGAGAGATGCCTACCGCGACACTCAACTTCTCTCGCAATGGATTCCAGATCGCCGTGCAGTACTACATGATGCTGCGCCTCGGTTTCGAAGGGTACAAACGCCTTATGCAACACACCCTCGATAATGCTATTGCGCTGCGCGAAACCCTCGTCCAGAGCGGCTATTTCGAGATCATGAACACCACGCAACGCATCCCTGTCGTCGCAGTTACATTGAACAAAAAAGTAACGCGCTTCAATGAATTTGACGTCTCCAATAAGGTGCGCGAAAAAGGCTGGGTGCTCTCTGCTTACACGATGCCGCCCAATGCCGAAGCGGTCCGCAGCCTTCGTGTCGTCCTGCGCCCGCATATCAACCACAACGTTGCACAAGAACTTGCCCGGGACATTATCAGCGCCTGCACATATCTCGAAGAGCATGGCGGGAACGCGGCTCCGCCTGAGCTTCATGCGCATCCCGACAGGTCGTCACGCGCAAAATGCTAG
- the fabG gene encoding 3-oxoacyl-ACP reductase FabG, translated as MAASLEGRVALVTGASQGIGKAIALELAKAGATVALAARNEARLAEVKAEIEAAGGKAESFVLDVNNEEAIKATAKDIVAKLSAVHILVNNAGVTRDTLMLRMKTSDWDDVLDTNLKGAFLLTQALLQPMMKARWGRIINISSVNGELGAPGQANYAASKAGLIGLTKSMAREFASRNITVNAVAPGFIETDMTHVLTEDQKNAMLGAVPLGRAGTVADIAAAVRFLASEEAGYITGHTLDVNGGLYMG; from the coding sequence ATGGCAGCAAGTCTGGAAGGGCGCGTCGCGCTGGTAACGGGAGCATCGCAGGGGATTGGCAAGGCCATTGCCCTGGAACTGGCGAAGGCCGGAGCCACAGTTGCGCTGGCCGCTCGCAATGAAGCCAGGCTGGCCGAAGTGAAGGCCGAGATTGAAGCCGCAGGCGGCAAGGCCGAAAGTTTTGTGCTGGACGTGAACAACGAAGAGGCGATCAAGGCCACGGCGAAGGACATTGTCGCGAAGCTCAGCGCAGTCCACATCCTGGTGAACAACGCCGGCGTCACGCGCGACACGCTGATGCTGCGCATGAAGACCAGCGACTGGGACGATGTGCTGGACACTAACTTGAAGGGCGCATTCCTGCTGACACAGGCCCTGCTGCAGCCCATGATGAAGGCGCGCTGGGGCCGCATCATCAACATCTCCAGCGTCAACGGCGAACTGGGTGCACCCGGACAGGCGAACTACGCCGCGTCAAAGGCCGGTCTGATCGGACTCACAAAGTCCATGGCGCGCGAATTTGCCAGCCGCAATATCACCGTCAACGCCGTCGCTCCGGGCTTCATTGAAACGGACATGACACACGTGCTGACGGAAGACCAGAAGAACGCCATGCTGGGCGCAGTTCCGCTGGGACGTGCCGGGACGGTAGCCGATATTGCCGCAGCAGTGCGTTTTCTCGCCAGCGAAGAAGCTGGATACATCACCGGACACACGCTGGATGTGAACGGTGGCCTGTACATGGGATGA
- the aspT gene encoding aspartate-alanine antiporter, with amino-acid sequence MDWFTETLRHYPEIAIFLSLGIGYWVGGKSFKGFALGSVTATLLAAVLIGQLGIIVSPQVKSVFFLMFLFAVGYGVGPQFVRGIAKDGIPQAIFAAIECVLCLASAWVAAKIAGYDIGSAAGLYAGSQTISASMGLATDAINRLNLPPDQVKTMLDAMPTAYAVTYIFGTIGSAILLAQVGPWLLRIDLVAVCKEYEATYGGSTGEGQQWHQFELRAFGVPSDSPVAGQTVGQAEALEPSGYRLFVERIRRNGKIEEAKLDFILEPGDIVAVGGQRNQLIGALGSRGTEVDDPELLAVASEVSGVDVFVSNKDVDGKTLAELASLPAARGVYVRAIRRGPTETPIPVLANTTLQRGDTITLVGRTQDINFAAAALGNIDRPSNIADVAFIGFAITIGALIGAIVFKVAGIPLTLSTAGGALVAGIIAGWIRAIHPTFGRIPEPTVWFMNSVGLNVFIAVIGLTAGPGFVAGLRHLGISLFLWGIFATSVPLILSMFIAKYLFRFHPAILLGACAGARTTTAALGMICDAAGSQVPGLGYTVTYAVGNTLLTIWGMFLVMLLK; translated from the coding sequence ATGGACTGGTTTACAGAGACGCTAAGACATTACCCCGAAATCGCCATCTTTCTCTCGCTTGGCATCGGCTACTGGGTTGGCGGTAAGAGCTTTAAAGGCTTCGCTCTCGGCTCTGTAACTGCGACACTGCTTGCCGCTGTACTTATCGGGCAACTTGGAATCATCGTATCTCCACAGGTGAAGTCCGTCTTCTTTCTTATGTTCCTCTTCGCTGTCGGCTATGGCGTCGGGCCGCAGTTTGTTCGAGGGATTGCAAAAGACGGTATCCCGCAGGCTATCTTCGCTGCCATTGAGTGCGTTCTCTGTCTGGCATCGGCATGGGTTGCGGCGAAGATTGCTGGCTATGACATTGGTTCAGCCGCCGGACTCTATGCCGGTTCTCAAACTATTTCTGCATCGATGGGACTCGCCACAGACGCCATCAATCGTCTGAATCTACCACCGGATCAAGTCAAGACGATGCTTGACGCGATGCCAACCGCATACGCAGTTACCTATATCTTCGGAACCATCGGCTCTGCCATCCTGCTTGCGCAGGTGGGCCCCTGGCTTCTCCGCATTGATCTCGTGGCTGTATGCAAGGAGTACGAAGCGACGTACGGCGGCAGCACAGGCGAAGGACAGCAGTGGCACCAGTTCGAGCTACGCGCTTTCGGGGTTCCGTCGGACAGTCCTGTCGCAGGACAGACCGTTGGCCAGGCGGAAGCTCTTGAACCCAGTGGCTATCGCCTTTTTGTGGAACGCATTCGCCGCAACGGCAAGATCGAAGAAGCAAAACTCGACTTCATCCTTGAGCCGGGCGATATCGTTGCCGTGGGTGGCCAGCGGAATCAACTTATCGGAGCACTTGGCTCCAGGGGGACCGAGGTCGATGATCCCGAGCTTCTTGCTGTCGCCTCCGAGGTGTCAGGAGTGGATGTCTTTGTCTCCAACAAAGACGTCGATGGCAAGACGCTTGCCGAACTCGCCTCTCTGCCCGCAGCACGTGGAGTTTATGTCCGCGCCATTCGTCGCGGCCCCACGGAAACCCCGATCCCTGTACTTGCCAACACAACACTTCAGCGCGGCGACACGATCACACTTGTCGGGCGTACGCAGGATATTAACTTTGCAGCTGCCGCGCTTGGCAACATAGATCGCCCCAGCAATATCGCGGACGTTGCCTTCATCGGATTTGCCATCACCATTGGCGCACTTATCGGCGCCATCGTCTTCAAGGTCGCTGGCATTCCACTCACACTTTCCACTGCGGGTGGAGCACTCGTTGCCGGGATCATCGCAGGGTGGATTCGCGCCATTCATCCTACATTTGGCCGCATTCCTGAACCTACCGTCTGGTTCATGAACTCTGTTGGCCTCAACGTTTTCATCGCGGTGATCGGACTCACAGCAGGCCCCGGTTTCGTCGCTGGTCTGCGCCATCTTGGCATCAGCCTCTTCCTCTGGGGCATCTTCGCAACGTCGGTCCCGCTCATCCTCAGCATGTTCATTGCAAAGTATCTCTTTCGTTTTCACCCGGCGATTCTTCTTGGTGCATGCGCTGGAGCACGTACCACGACCGCAGCTCTCGGCATGATCTGCGACGCCGCAGGCAGTCAGGTTCCCGGCCTCGGATACACAGTTACTTACGCTGTCGGAAATACATTGCTCACCATCTGGGGCATGTTCCTCGTCATGCTTCTCAAGTAA
- a CDS encoding D-glycero-alpha-D-manno-heptose-1,7-bisphosphate 7-phosphatase: MKNLRPALFLDRDGVINEEVHYLWKPEDCHIVPGIIPLLQTAHALGFATIVITNQAGIGRGMYTEADFHVLMEHIRAELAPHDACLDAIYFSPFHPEHGVGQYKLDTDCRKPAPGMILRAAEEHGLDISRSVLVGDRCTDIAAGTAAGIPHLFLFGNTEATPCAGSYRKIDSLAEVEATMQTLSA; encoded by the coding sequence ATGAAAAATTTGCGGCCTGCACTGTTTCTGGATCGCGATGGCGTGATCAACGAGGAAGTTCATTATCTTTGGAAACCTGAGGATTGCCACATTGTGCCGGGCATCATCCCGCTGCTGCAAACCGCACATGCGCTGGGGTTCGCCACCATCGTGATCACGAACCAGGCGGGTATTGGCCGCGGCATGTATACCGAAGCGGATTTCCATGTACTGATGGAACATATCCGCGCCGAACTGGCTCCGCATGATGCGTGTCTGGATGCCATCTATTTCTCGCCATTTCATCCCGAACACGGTGTGGGCCAATACAAGCTCGACACCGATTGCCGCAAGCCAGCACCGGGCATGATTCTGCGCGCGGCGGAAGAACATGGACTGGACATCAGCCGCTCTGTACTGGTGGGCGACCGCTGCACGGACATTGCAGCCGGTACGGCAGCTGGCATTCCGCATCTGTTTCTATTCGGGAATACCGAGGCCACACCATGCGCAGGTTCGTATCGAAAGATCGACTCGCTTGCCGAGGTGGAAGCCACGATGCAAACTCTGTCCGCATGA